Below is a window of Picosynechococcus sp. PCC 7002 DNA.
GCACCTTCTTCGGCGATAATCAGCGTCCGTTCAAATTGACCAGTTTCCCCATCATTGATCCGAAAATAGGTGGACAACTCCATTGGGCATTTCACGCCTTTGGGAATAAAGACGAAGGAACCGTCACTAAACACGGCGGAGTTGAGCGCCGCAAAGTAGTTGTCAGAAGTGGGCACAACGGTACCGAGATATTTTTTGACCAGGTCTGGATATTCCTGCAGTGCTTCGGAAATGGAGCAGAAAATTACACCGTGCTTGGCGAGGTCTTTTTTAAAGGTGGTCGCAATGGAAACGCTATCAAAAACGGCATCTACAGCGACATTGGATAGACGCTTTTGTTCTGAAAGGGGGATGCCTAGCTTCTCGAACGTTTCTAGGAGGGCCGGATCAATTTCGTCTAGGCTCTCGATTTTTTTAGTTTCTTTTTTGGGGGCAGCGTAGTAAACGATGTCCTGGTAGTCGATGGGGGGATATTTAACATGGGCCCATTCTGGCTCAGCCATTTTAAGCCACTGGTGGTAAGCCTTGAGACGAAACTCCAGCATAAAGTCCGGTTCGTTTTTCTTGGCGGAAATTAAGCGAACGACATCTTCGCTGAGGCCACGGGGAATTTTTTCCGTCTCGATATCTGTGACGAAACCATATTTATAGGGCTGATTGACAAGGGTTTTGACGGTCGCACTCATGCTGGGGTCAGTCTCTCTACAGAATGGGTAATGCTTTCTGGGTTTGGCGTTGTCGGATTAAGAAAACGCGATATGATTAGTTTAACAACTGTTTGGTTGTTTTAGTTTCTATTCAAGGTACTTTAACAACAAAAAAGTTGTCAAATATTTGTGGTAGATCTTGTCTAACGGCTTATCCATGACCCTTTCTGACACCCGCGCCGAAACCCGTTCAACGAAGCATGACATTTTGGAATATTTATTGAAACATGGTCAAGTTAAGGCTGTGCAGTTGGCGAAATCTTTACAAATTAGCCCCCAGGCGGTGCGACGTCACCTGAAAGATCTAGAAGAAGAAGGCCTCATTGAACACCGGGCAAAGCAGGAGGGTTTGGGGCGTCCTAATTATTTTTATGGTCTGAGTCGGGCCGGCCGCGATCGCTTTCCGAACCGCTATAACGATTTTGCGGTATCTTTTTTGGATACCTTAGCAGAGACGGCGGGAGAAGAGCAGGTCAAGGAAGTGCTCCGCAAACAATGGCAAAAGAAGGCCCACAGTTACCGCGATCGCCTTGGGGATGGTTCTTTGCCAGAGCGTTTAGCCCGTTTGGTCAATTTACGCAAAGAAGAAGGCTACATGGCGGAGGTCATTCCGGCGACAGACCATGGTCATGACGGTTTTTTATTGACGGAACATCATTGTGCGATCGCCGATGTGGCCGAATCCTTCCCGGTGGTCTGTGGTAATGAATTAGAAATGTTCGAAGAAGTTTTGCCCGACTGCACTGTGACTCGCACCCAGTGGATCAACGAAGGGGAACACCAGTGCGGCTACATCATCCAAGCCAAAGATTAACCAAACAAAAATATTAGCTCTGGCATTGGGGACAGAAATGGGTTGATCGTCCGCCGAGTTTGATCCGTTCGATGGGATGACTGCAAACACGACAAGGTTCACCTGTGCGCCCGTAGGTGAGAGCCATGCCGCCATAGTTACCGTTGGTGCCCGTGGTGCTGACAAAATCGCTAAAGGTGGTGCCGCCTTGGGCAATAGAAGTTTCCAGCACTTCGACAATTGCTTTATGGAGCTTCTCGATTTCTGACATCTTTAAACTGCTGGCCTTGCGGGTGGGATGGATGCCCGATTTAAACAGTGCTTCGTCAGCATAGATATTTCCCAAGCCAGTGATAATGCTTTGGTCAAGCAAAAACGTTTTCATTGGCCGCTGGCGCTTTTCGCAGAAATTGGCCAACAGATCAGCCGTAAAATCTGGGGAAAGCGGTTCCACACCCAAGCGTGTCAATCCCGTAATTACAGATTTCACAATGGTTCCCGCTGGTACCCACCAAATTTGTCCAAAGGTGCGCAGGTCAACAAATCTCAGTTCGCGATCGCCTTCTATGAAAAAGCGTATCCGAGTATGTTTTTGCACAGGCACATCCGGGGTTGTCCAGAGAAATTTCCCTGTCATCCGCAGGTGAATCCCAAGGGTTGAGCCATCCGATAATTTTCCGAGTAAGTACTTGCCGCGTCGCTGCCAATCTTGAATGAACAGGCCTTGGATCATCCCTAAAAAGTGATCGGGATCTGTGGGATAGGCCAGGGTCTTCCGGAGGAGAATTTCTGCTCCTGTAAACTGCTGATTTAGACTAATTTGCATTAAACCGCGACGAACGGTTTCCACCTCTGGTAGTTCTGGCATGGATTCCCCTAACTTACTATCGCCTTTGCAGATTGAAGCAGTTTTTCAGGGATGGAGCAACTTGGACGAGCCTCGCGTTACTGAATGAAGAATTAATTCTGCATTTTTTAGGAAAGGATGATTTTAAATTTTTTCCGGCCCTTAATCCGGTAGATAGAAAAATCGCGGTCAATGGTGGCGACGGTGTCTAAATTTAATTTTTCTGCGAGAAGCACTAAGCAAGAATCCGCAAAATCCATGGGTAAATCACGGTACTTTTCTGTCAGTTCCCGTAGCCGCTGAAAATCATGGTTTTCAATTTGACAAATTTCCACACCACCTCTACTAATCCATTCCAGAAAATCAATTTGCGCATTGCGATTGAAATCTAGGAGATGGAGGGTTTCTGTGATTGAGGCAATCGTTGTGATCAGCGGCAGATTATTGTGTCTGATGAATTCCAAGGCTTTTGGATGATATTTATCCGACGCATCAAACAGGGCAATCAGCGGCCCAGAGTCAATCAGAATCTTTTTCATGCTCGCTTCGCTTTAAGCTTTTCTTTTAGGAGCATTTTTCGACAGGAAGATAAATCATCTCTACCACTGCTATATTTTCCAAACAAATCTTTGCCAGTTTCCCAAGCACTTTGTTGGTCGAGATTGTGAATGTATTCAACTAGGCTTTTGCGGATTAGTTCAGATTTTGTGATGCCTAAATTTTTGGCCGTATTACTAACTATTTTGTCTAGGTCTGGGTCAAGTCTTAGGGTAATCATTAACAACACCATTGTCGTATTGCATATTGTAGTACAACAAAATTGGGGGAGTGCTAATGGCTGAAAAAAAACTTTGCGATCGCCTAACCCCATCCTCTATTTTGGAAACATCAAATTTTTCTCCCCCGAACATCATCATGTCGAAGGTCATTGTCACAGGCGCTGCGGGATTCATTGGCTCTAGCCTCGCAGAAACTCTCCTCCAGCAGGGGATTACAGTGGTGGGTGTTGATCAGGTGAATGACTATTACGACATAACTCTCAAGCGTAAAAATCTAGCCGCCCTCGCCCAGTACCAAAATTTCCAACTCATCGAAGCAGATATACAGCACCTCGATTGGGAAGATCTGCTGAAAGGTGTGAGTGTGGTTTACCATCAGGCAGCCCAAGCCGGGGTACGGGCCAGTTGGGGCATCGGCTTTCGGGACTATACCGAACGAAATATTAATTCCACCCAGGTAATGCTCGAAGCGGCGAAAAAGGTCGGTACTTTAGAACGTTTTGTCTATGCGGGTACATCCTCGGTTTATGGCGATGCGGAAACCATGCCCACCCCAGAAACCATTTGTCCCCAGCCCGTTTCTCCCTATGGCATTACAAAATTAGCGGCGGAACGGCTCTGCTGGCTTTATTTAAAAAATTACGCTGTCCCGGTCACATCCCTGCGTTACTTCACGGTGTATGGCCCCCGACAACGGCCCGATATGGCTTTCCATAAGTTTTTCCGGGCGGCAATCCTGGGTGAAACCATTGGCATTTACGGCGATGGAAAACAAACCCGTGATTTTACCTATATCAGCGACGCAGTACAGGCGAACCTCTTAGCCGCCCAGGAACCAAAGGCGATTGGCGAAATTTTCAATATCGGCGGTGGCAGTCGGGTGATTTTAAATGATGTGCTCGATGAAATTGACCAGATCGTTGGCAAACCGATTCCACGAAACTATGGCGATCGCGCCCGGGGAGATGCCAGACATACCAGCGCCGATGTGACCAAGGCGAAAACGATTTTGGGTTATGACCCCCAGGTGAAACTCAGTGAGGGCCTGCAGCGAGAATGGGACTGGATTCAAAGTCTGTATTAGTTTGTATGAAAACAATCCCTGAGGCGAATTGATTATGGCGCAAAATTTACCCGCTCCCCCCCAACCTTTGCCCGATAAACTTTGGGGTGAAAATTGGCGTTTTGGCAGTATCCCTGCTGGAGATTTTTGGGATTTGTTTGGCGATCGCCCGATCCCGATTTTGTCGCTGCCGGAGGAGTTGCAGCCGGTGAAATTAGGGCTAGCTTCTAATGTGCTGATTCCGGGGACGATTATTTATGGTGGCAGGCAGTCGATGCAGTTGGCCCAGTGGCTCCAAGAACAGCAACCCCAAACGGTTTTTTACCAGGAAACGGAGGCCAACCTCGCGGGCGGATTTGTCCTTACCGGGGCCGATACCCAACGGTGGGTGATCATGACTTTCCATGACCAGGCGATCGCCAGCGCCGGACAACGTTACCAACAACGGCTCCAGCAAGCCCAAGGTTTACATTTCCTTTTAGTGCAACCCGACGATTCCGATGTGACCCACACGGCCCTTTGGCTCCTGAAAGCTTAGTCGTTGACGCAAATTAGCCCAGATGAATTAGTCCAAATCAAAATCCCAATAAAAAGCG
It encodes the following:
- a CDS encoding ribbon-helix-helix protein, CopG family, yielding MGLGDRKVFFQPLALPQFCCTTICNTTMVLLMITLRLDPDLDKIVSNTAKNLGITKSELIRKSLVEYIHNLDQQSAWETGKDLFGKYSSGRDDLSSCRKMLLKEKLKAKRA
- a CDS encoding Tab2 family RNA-binding protein; amino-acid sequence: MAQNLPAPPQPLPDKLWGENWRFGSIPAGDFWDLFGDRPIPILSLPEELQPVKLGLASNVLIPGTIIYGGRQSMQLAQWLQEQQPQTVFYQETEANLAGGFVLTGADTQRWVIMTFHDQAIASAGQRYQQRLQQAQGLHFLLVQPDDSDVTHTALWLLKA
- a CDS encoding type II toxin-antitoxin system VapC family toxin gives rise to the protein MKKILIDSGPLIALFDASDKYHPKALEFIRHNNLPLITTIASITETLHLLDFNRNAQIDFLEWISRGGVEICQIENHDFQRLRELTEKYRDLPMDFADSCLVLLAEKLNLDTVATIDRDFSIYRIKGRKKFKIILS
- the sufR gene encoding iron-sulfur cluster biosynthesis transcriptional regulator SufR — encoded protein: MTLSDTRAETRSTKHDILEYLLKHGQVKAVQLAKSLQISPQAVRRHLKDLEEEGLIEHRAKQEGLGRPNYFYGLSRAGRDRFPNRYNDFAVSFLDTLAETAGEEQVKEVLRKQWQKKAHSYRDRLGDGSLPERLARLVNLRKEEGYMAEVIPATDHGHDGFLLTEHHCAIADVAESFPVVCGNELEMFEEVLPDCTVTRTQWINEGEHQCGYIIQAKD
- a CDS encoding DNA-formamidopyrimidine glycosylase, whose translation is MPELPEVETVRRGLMQISLNQQFTGAEILLRKTLAYPTDPDHFLGMIQGLFIQDWQRRGKYLLGKLSDGSTLGIHLRMTGKFLWTTPDVPVQKHTRIRFFIEGDRELRFVDLRTFGQIWWVPAGTIVKSVITGLTRLGVEPLSPDFTADLLANFCEKRQRPMKTFLLDQSIITGLGNIYADEALFKSGIHPTRKASSLKMSEIEKLHKAIVEVLETSIAQGGTTFSDFVSTTGTNGNYGGMALTYGRTGEPCRVCSHPIERIKLGGRSTHFCPQCQS
- a CDS encoding NAD-dependent epimerase/dehydratase family protein, encoding MSKVIVTGAAGFIGSSLAETLLQQGITVVGVDQVNDYYDITLKRKNLAALAQYQNFQLIEADIQHLDWEDLLKGVSVVYHQAAQAGVRASWGIGFRDYTERNINSTQVMLEAAKKVGTLERFVYAGTSSVYGDAETMPTPETICPQPVSPYGITKLAAERLCWLYLKNYAVPVTSLRYFTVYGPRQRPDMAFHKFFRAAILGETIGIYGDGKQTRDFTYISDAVQANLLAAQEPKAIGEIFNIGGGSRVILNDVLDEIDQIVGKPIPRNYGDRARGDARHTSADVTKAKTILGYDPQVKLSEGLQREWDWIQSLY